From Coffea arabica cultivar ET-39 chromosome 10e, Coffea Arabica ET-39 HiFi, whole genome shotgun sequence, one genomic window encodes:
- the LOC140015167 gene encoding sucrose transport protein-like — protein sequence MVFQEFGDLNPQYDTSSSIKKLALVASIAAAVHYGWALQLSLLTPYIQLLGVPHKWAAFVWLCGPISGLLIQPTIGHYSDCCTSRFGRRRPFIVVGAILLCIAVFLIGFAADIGHMFGDSLGTRTKPRAVALFVLGFWILDISNNLIQGPCRALLADLCRQNEAKLTIGNSLFAFFMAVGNMIGYALGSYVSFYHLFPFTKTQACDIYCANLKTCFICGVFFVIITTTLVVTFVREEALDPSIFPKKGVFHDEEAQLSFFGQLLLVLGNLPKPMKNLLIVTALNWIGWFPFTMFSTDWMGKEVYGGQANGNAQDIQLYQLGVWTGTMGLMLYVVVLGTVSLFMEPLVRMIGNVAKVWGISNFVLAICMVMTTYITKMAIDARQLVDSTASKGLITPPPSVKISSLSLFAILGIPQAVTYSIPFALASIYSNESGTGQGLGLGVLNLAIVIPQMFVAVSSGQLDDMYYDSNLPAFLMGAVAAGLSGTLAFTLLSVNQQSTN from the exons ATGGTGTTTCAAGAATTTGGAGATCTAAACCCGCAGTATGATACATCAAGCTCAATAAAGAAATTAGCCCTCGTAGCATCAATAGCTGCAGCTGTTCATTATGGATGGGCATTGCAACTTTCACTCTTGACACCCTATATTCAACTTCTTGGTGTTCCCCATAAATGGGCAGCATTTGTTTGGCTTTGTGGCCCTATTTCAGGTTTGCTCATTCAACCAACAATCGGTCATTATAGTGATTGTTGCACGTCCAGGTTTGGCCGTAGACGCCCATTTATTGTTGTGGGTGCTATTCTCCTATGCATTGCAGTATTCCTTATAGGCTTTGCTGCAGATATTGGCCACATGTTTGGTGATTCCCTAGGAACAAGGACCAAACCAAGAGCGGTTGCTTTGTTCGTGCTTGGATTTTGGATACTAGACATTTCAAACAATTTGATTCAAGGACCTTGTAGAGCTCTTTTGGCTGACCTTTGCAGACAGAACGAAGCTAAATTGACGATTGGAAATTCCCTCTTTGCATTTTTTATGGCCGTTGGAAATATGATTGGTTATGCTTTGGGATCTTATGTGAGCTTTTATCATCTTTTTCCGTTCACAAAGACTCAGGCTTGTGATATTTATTGTGCAAacctgaaaacttgttttatATGTGGCGTTTTCTTTGTCATAATTACTACAACATTAGTTGTTACCTTTGTCAGGGAGGAAGCATTGGATCCATCCATTTTCCCGAAAAAGGGTGTTTTTCATGATGAAGAGGCACAACTGTCATTTTTTGGGCAGTTACTATTAGTACTTGGAAACTTGCCTAAGCCAATGAAAAATTTACTCATTGTAACTGCCTTAAATTGGATTGGATGGTTCCCCTTTACTATGTTTAGTACAGATTGGATGGGCAAAGAGGTCTACGGTGGTCAAGCTAATGGAAACGCCCAAGATATTCAACTATATCAACTAGGGGTCTGGACTGGAACAATGGGACTAATGTTATATGTTGTGGTTCTTGGCACTGTGTCACTTTTCATGGAGCCACTTGTACGTATGATTGGCAATGTAGCAAAGGTTTGGGGCATCAGCAATTTTGTTTTGGCAATTTGCATGGTGATGACAACTTATATCACAAAGATGGCAATCGATGCTAGACAATTAGTGGACAGCACTGCTAGTAAAGGACTCATAACGCCTCCTCCTTCTGTGAAGATATCTTCTCTGTCTTTGTTTGCCATCCTGGGTATCCCACAAGCG GTGACTTACAGCATTCCATTTGCTCTTGCGTCTATATATTCCAATGAAAGTGGAACAGGACAAG GGCTCGGACTTGGGGTTCTAAATCTTGCCATTGTTATCCCACAG